Below is a window of Variovorax sp. TBS-050B DNA.
CAGCGAGGAGCCCAGCAGGTCGAGGATGAACCAGTCCAGGCCGATGTAGGGCGTGTTGTCGGCGAAGTCGTTCACCGGCACCTTGTGGCCGCCGAGCAGCGCCGCCGCGGCCACCAGCAGGAAGGCGGCCGAGGACAGCCAGCGCGAGCGGTTGAAGATGATGTTCACCAGCGCCAGCCCGCCCGACACGACCATCGCCGCCAGCAGGATGAAGCGCATCAGCTCGACGTCGTAGCTCTTGCGCAGCTCCGGCGTGGTGAGGTACTGCGGAAAGTGGAAGGCCAGCACGCCCAGGAAGCACAGGATGCCGAGGCTCAGTGCGATGGTGCCCGTGACCAGGCCGCGCCCGGGGCGCAGTTCGCCGTGGCTTTCCGTGAATTCGTTCAGTTTTTCGAGCATTTCCGCCTCTCTCTTGCTTGCGCTTTTGTTGGAGCGCGATTCTAGGCGGGTGTAGGAAAAGTCTCACGCCTCCGAGCGGGCCGGATGGCGGCGCTGGTCAGGTGCCGAAGCGCCCGGCGCCCGCGTCGACCGACGCCGCCGCCAGCCCTTGCAGCACGTCGCCCACCACGATCACCGCGGGGCTCGCGAGCCCGGCCTCGGCGATGGCGGCCTGCAGCCGGCCCAGCGTGGCGACCACGTGGCGCTGCTGGGGCAGGCTCGCGTGCTGCACCACCGCCACCGGCGTGTCGCCCGGCAGGCCGTGCAGAAGTTCGCGTTCGATGTGCGCCGCGCCCGCGACACCCATGTAGATCACCAGCGTGAGCCGGGCGCTGTGCGCGGTGGCCGCGAGCGCGCGCCAGTCGGTGGCGTCCTCGTGCGCGCCGGCGCCGGTCTTGGCATGGCCGGTGACGAACACCACGCCCTGCGCGTGGTCGCGGTGCGTGAGCGGCACGCCGAGCGAGGTCACGGCCGCCAGGCCTGCGGTGACGCCGTTGACCACGGTGCATTCGATGCCGGCCTCGCGCAGGTGCTCGACCTCCTCGCCGCCGCGGCCGAAGATGAAGGGATCGCCGCCCTTGAGCCGGACCACGGTCTCGCCCTCGCGCACCGCGGTGATCATGAGCCGCTCGATGAAGGCCTGCGGCGTGCTCTTGCAGCCGCCGCGCTTGCCCACGTGGACGATGCGCGCATCGGGGCGGGCATGCTCGCTCAGGATGCGCTCGTTCACGAGGTCGTCCACCAGCAGCACCGTGGCCGCGCGGATCGCCTTCACGGCCTTGAGGGTCAGCAGTTCGGGGTCGCCGGGGCCGGCGCCCACCAGCGTGCAGCGGCCGGCGGCGGCAGTGGGAGAGATCGGTGTCTGCTTCTTCATGCGTGGGACGCCAGTTGCGTGATGTGCCTCACCTGCACGGCGATGGCTTCGGGCACGGGAAGCTCGCCATTCAAGACCCGGCGCGTGTAGCCGGCCGTGGTCGCGACGTCGATGTCCTGCGGCAGGCCCGGCACCTCGCTGGCCGTGCCGGGCGCCTGGGCCTGAAGCTCGCTGCGCGCGCCGCGCACGAATCCGAGGATCTGCGCGGTGCGGCGCGGGTCCGACACCACCTCGCCTTCGAGCCCGCGCGAGAGCAGG
It encodes the following:
- the cobA gene encoding uroporphyrinogen-III C-methyltransferase; the protein is MKKQTPISPTAAAGRCTLVGAGPGDPELLTLKAVKAIRAATVLLVDDLVNERILSEHARPDARIVHVGKRGGCKSTPQAFIERLMITAVREGETVVRLKGGDPFIFGRGGEEVEHLREAGIECTVVNGVTAGLAAVTSLGVPLTHRDHAQGVVFVTGHAKTGAGAHEDATDWRALAATAHSARLTLVIYMGVAGAAHIERELLHGLPGDTPVAVVQHASLPQQRHVVATLGRLQAAIAEAGLASPAVIVVGDVLQGLAAASVDAGAGRFGT